AGTGAGTAGGAAAGCCTACCCAGCCCCATTCAGCAACTTGGGGCTCTGCTGGTCTGATTGTGGGTATGAAGCCCTCAGGGGCAGtgtgaaattaataatttctCTCCTCACTACAGAACAGTTAAGGCAGTAGGGTGGGACTGGGTAAAAATGAGGATTCTGAGGGCCCCTTGTTCCCTAGCTCTGGTTTCCATGATCCACCCTTTCTGACCACCTGCTAATCCCCAAACAGCCCTTACAGATAAAATGGAATTTGTGGTTCACTGTGAGTCTTAGACTCTAGACGCTTTTCTTGTAGATACTTCAGAGAATGTTTAGTCAGCTCTAAATAGCATTAGGAAAAAGGAAGGCGTAGATTTTGAGTCACCTCCTGCCTCTTAAGAATTTGGGCTGCCCATTGTTGGGCTTCCTTTGTGTATGCATGATGAACACCCCCTTCCTGGGACTTCTGATAGAGCCAGGATTTATTGCTGAGacacagatttttttgttgttgttgttccagatAAGTCACTGTGATGCAAAGCACATACAAGGGCTGGTTGCCTCAAAGCCCACCTTAGCCACGATGAGTGTCCGCTTCTCAGCAACCTCAATGAAGGTAAGCTTAACCTATTTCCTACCTGGGCACTGTCTACAGAGCAAGGTCTTTGCTGTGGTCCCCACCACTGAAGACAGGTACCAACAAGGCCACATCCATTAGAACCCAGAGGTTAGACTTTCCCCGGCACCTCCCAGCACTTGATAACCCCTGAGACCCTAGCCTACATCTTCATCAAAGATCAATATTGTTAacaaggggggctggggttgtagctcagcggtagagtgctcgcctagcacttgtgaggccctgggttcgatcctcagcaccacataaaaataaataaataaaataaagggattgtgtccaaaaacacctaagaaataaatattaaaatatatatatatatattgttaacaagggctggggttgtgttggtggcagagtgcttgccttgcacggatgaggcactggatttggtcctcagcaccacatgaaaataaataaataaaataaaggttttgtgtccatctacaactaaaaaaaaatattttaaaaaaatattgttaacaaGACATTTTAAGGAACTTGgttttttcctccaaaaaagaattttaaaaggccaCTGTTTTCTAATGAACAAACTGTGAAGCTGTATACAGGTGACAGGACCTTTGTTAGTTAGATTAATATAACTGTTCCTCAAAGCCTAATGAGGCCTGGCTTAGCATTTATTTGTGTCTTGTCCTCCATGGACTTGAAGTAGAAGGTGAGGTTGCGGAAGTGTTGGAACCAATTGAGAATGTAGGAGGTTTCTTTTACCTTTTCATGGCTTGCATCTTAGTAATGTTAAAATCTTTCCCTGAGTATAAAAAAAGCATAAGGTGGCTAATTTTATGACTAAGGGCATCTGATTAAGATTTGGGTTTggtaaaaattctttctcttaagGCTGCTGACTGCAAAGAGGAAACTGGAGAGAACAAGAGCATTGGGCCACCTTGTCCCTCTTCAAGGCATTCCTTGCTGCCTGGATGAAGGAACCTGGGGTGATCCTTACAAGAGGAGAGGTCTTTATAAACCTCAAAAATCAAGCCAAGAGCCAGGCCCAGTAGCACATGCCTGAGATCCCAGTTACtctaaaggctgaggcaggaggattctgagtttgtgaggccaacctgggaaacttagtgagatcctgtcttaaaaaatatctCAGTAGTGGAGCACGTTCCTAGCATGCATAAGAGCCTGAGTTCTCAGGTACcgtggtaaaaatatttttaaaaggtcaaaCCAAGGAGGTCTGCCTCTCTCCCCTGGTGGTCCCAATGCTCTCTGCTGCTACTCTTGACTTAGCACTGATTTTGTCCCTGTGAAGTAATGGTTAAAAAGACCTGTTCGCCACAGTGGAGACCACTCTGAAAGCACAGTTGCCTAGCAACTGTGAGTTTGGACCTTCAGCCTGAGAGTTAGCCAGAAAAGGCATCACCGAGTGGCAGAGGCCCCTGGGGGCTTGAGCAACCTTTGCTCCTGCGGCAGAGGAACATATTTCAATCTGCCGTTAGTTGCTAAACCTTTCAGTTATTTCACAATCGCTTAAAGACACATGCATCAAAGCCCTGTTTAAATGCAAGCTCACTTCCACATGCTAAATATGCTCCAGTCCTTCCTTTAATTTTGCAGCGATAGTGTTCTAGTTAGTGTTGCGTGAGGGCCTGAGCATAGTGCTCAACAGATGTTCTTATTCAGGAAGTCCTCGTTCCCGAAGCCTCAGAATTTGATGAGTGGGAGCCAGAAGGCACAACACTTGAAGGCCCTGTGACTGCTGTCATCCCCACATGGCAGGCGTTGACCACTCTCGACCTGAGCCACAACAGCATCTCTGAGATCGACGAGTCTGTGGTATGCTTGCAGCAGTCAGTGCCATGGGCCTCTCTGGCCTAACCAAAGCCTCAGGTTGGGTTGACTTTTCTGGAAAGACCACAGAAAACCTGTAACCAGGTCCCTATGCCTTCCccataatttttatgttaaatttcaaaataagaatctTTATAATTGGTAAGGTAATACTTAGAACCAAACAAAGCATATTAATTGCATGTACATTTGTTATTTCTAGAACCACAGTAAGTGATGACACACTTCTGAGTAGGCACAAAAATCACTCCCTGTGTTACAGATGTGCCCATGTAAAGATGACATCCAGATGGTGTTAGGGCAATGGGCGTATGATTCTGTCTACACTTCTCAGTGGGGAGGAGGGCGGGGTTAGAAGAAATGTAGGCTCCTTCCTCTGTCTGGGACATTACAATTTGTCGTTTTTCTAAACCAAATGTTCTGTAAAGCATTGGCTATTGTTCAGCTCTGGAGTCCCTGTATGCCTTGGATGTGCTACTGTGTGGGAAACAAGAGGTGTCACATCATTGGCCCTGCAGGGACAGTCTGCTGGAAGTCTGTGGTCAGAAGGAAGAGCCCCAGGTTGCCCAGCCACCATGTGCAGGGTCTGTAGGATCCAGCCTCCTCCTAGAATAACATTggttcttcttttgttttgtaagaaactgatCCCAAAGATTGAGTTCTTGGACCTGAGTCACAATGGAGTGCTGGTCGTGGACAACCTGCAGGTAATGTCTGTGGAGATAATTGCTACCTATACAGCTTCCCCCAAGGTCCTGACCTCCTGGGAGGTCAGGGGGTGGGGATTGCCACCTTCCCTTGAAGGATCCTATGATAATGCTGGAATGATTGTTGTCCTTTTTCCAAAGAATtataaatgatgaataaatacaAGCCAAGTGTGATAGAGATGGTGAACCTCCATCCTGAAGACAGGCGGCTTATTTTCAGTTCTCATCCCTAACCTGCCTGCTAGGGCTGTTTCTGGGCTGTGACACATGTATAGGAGAAAAGAGGCTTCCCTTCCTAAAAATTGTCAGAGCAGACAGATGGAACTGCCTTGTATAACTAGTTCTGATGGAAGGGCATCTATCTGTCGTGTCTCTGTGGAGGCCTGAACTCAGCCACTGCCCTGTTCTCAATGCCGCTGCAGCACCTGTACAACCTCGTGCACCTTGACCTGTCCTACAACAAGCTGTCCTCCTTGGAAGGCGTCCACACCAAGCTGGGGAATATCAAGACCCTGAACCTGGCAGGCAACCTCCTAGAGAGTCTGAGTGGCCTGCACAAGCTGTACTCCCTGGTCAACCTGGACCTCAGTGACAACAGGATTGAGCaggtgagccacatcccaaggaGCTCTCTCTGGGCTCTGGGATTGCCAGGCTTTGGTGTTGATCACttaaagaaaatcattaaaattccTTTCATTTAAAAGAGGCCATCCAATGTGTTGTCCTGTTGCTGAAGTGTTAGAAGGGACCAAAGGGAATGGCCAAAGGGAAATGCACTCATGCCTTGCAGATGGAAGAGGTCAGGAGCATAGGCAGCCTCCCATGTCTGGAGCACGTGGCCCTGCTGAATAATCCTCTGAGCATCATCCCTGACTACCGGACCAAGGTGCTCGCTCAGTTCGGAGAGCGGGCTTCTGAGGTaagccccaccaccaccacccgcCTGTGCCACCAGTGGATCCCAAAGAGATGGGTAGAATGGAGTCCAGGTTCACATGGGCAGACTGAGGCAGGGTTGTCCATTCTTCTGCCCTCACTTGCTTCAGAAGCTCACCTGAGAGCCTCTCATTTGGGAAATCTGCTGCACCCCTCTCCCACGGGGCATGTCAGGGAGCTTCTTGCCACATCTGTCTAGAGCTTCAGGCCAGGAGGGCTCACCGAGAACACATAGGCTCAGACTCAAAGTATGGAGAAACTGttttcagctttttttaaaaaaaaaaatagcattgctAGCTGAGCATGgaggcacattcctgtaatcccagcagttcaggaggctgaggcagaaggatcacaagttgaagcagtttagtgaagccttaagcaacttagcaagaccctgtctctaaataaaatgtgaaaaagagctggggatgtggcttagtggttaagagccccctgggctaaatccctagtaccaaaaaaaaataataataataatttgttaattCTAGACAAGGAGTAGAAAAAAGATACTTAAAATAATCATGTTTCCTGGAAAACTTCTGGCCACGCTGCCTGACTGTTAAGTCCAAGGGTTTGTCCATTTTTGCTAGTATAGCCCAACCCAATGCCTGCTGCCTGCTGGCTCTGGTTCTCcaactaccaccatcaccaccaccaccaccatactGACCAAATAGGTCCTTCATCAGGCTCATTCCTCTCCCTCAGCCTCAAGCAACCCTGCCCCCATTCTCTCACCAGTCCTTGGAACCTCTGTCTTCCCCAAACCCCAAGTCAGAAAGTACTTGGGAGGCTATTTACATCCCACTCTGCCCCTTTTCTGCCCCAAGTGCTGCCTTTCCACACTATCATCAAGATAGTCTTCACAAGATGCCATCTCCTCCCCAGAGGAGTCCAGAGTCCAGACCTGGAGTCATAGTGTCTGCTCCTGTCCAGGCCCTTGGGACCTTCCCTCATTTGGCCACACTGCGTGCCTGCATGCTCGCTCCTTCTGCTCTCATGCCTTTAGCCTCCCCATTCCCCTAACCAGAAGGTGCTCCCCTTGCTCTTTGACAAGCTCAGCTCCATCTGTAAATGAGGGCTTAGTGCATGTTACCTCCTTGCTCCCAATACCAGCCACCCAAGAGGCTACTGCCTCTCCTTGGAGAGGGACACCCAGAGACAGATGAGGCAGTGTGGGACCTCCACAGGCCCCTCCAAATTGCTCCCATGTCATTTCTGTGGGTGGTGAAGAGCCCACTTCCCAGAAGGCTgagcctccctcagcctcctgtgtcctcATAGGGCCTGGCCTACAATGGATGCTCATGCCCACTCCCAAGCAGGGGCTTACCATTGTCTTCCAACCACACATGCCTATCTGCATGCTGAGAACTACTTTGTGGACTCTAGGTCTGTCTGGATGACACGGCAACCACAGAGAAGGAGCTGGACACTGTGGAAGTACTAAAAGCAATTCAGAAAGCCAAGGATGTCAAGTCCAAACTGAGCAACCCAGAGAAGAAGGTGGGCATTTATATGGAAGGTGGAGGGGTAGTGGTGAAGAACCAATCAAGGAGGAGCTGATTTCTGGGATCGCTCAGGGCCACCAAGTCCTGGCTGCACTGCTCCCAGGCTGCATGACTTCGGGAAGGCCACACCCTCTAGGTCCTTGTGTGTGAGACAGGATGGTGATGAAGCCTGCCCCTCAAGTTACTGTGAGGCTACTTTCATCACCTTATTGTGAGAACCATTGAGCTCCTCCTTCCTCAACTCTGACCTTGTCAGTCTGTTCTTCCTATGCTTTATCATCTCTCCCCGGCTGACTCAAGCGCTTCTTCCCAGGTTAGTGAGGATTCTCGGCTCTTAGCTGCCCCCTGCGTTGGACCCAGTGGCTCTCCTCCCACCACggctcctacctctgcctccctgCCCCAGCCCATCCTCTCCAACCAAGGTAATCACATATGGATCTTGCTCCTAGCAGAGCTGCACAGCCCCTGCCTGGGCCccctggctgggctggggttgggggagagaTGCTGGCACCTGCTTCCTTCAGGATTGGGCACAGGGAGGGTGGTGCCGTCCGCAGGCTGGCTCCTCAGGTGGCACGCAGCAGGTGCACCCGGCCTAATTTCAGTTCTGTTGTTTGCTTAGTGAGGATCCCTGATGCTCTGACACCTGCTTCCATTTCCTCTAGGAGACCACAGGGTGTCTAATAGAGCAGACTCGGGGCTATTGGCTCACGAGGACTCGTTCCCCTTGGCAGCATGGGCAGGTCAGCTGCTCATTATGGGAAGCCAAGCCTTGTTACGTTACTGAGTCTGGAGCCCTGATCCCCATTTGGGGAACTTCCTTTTATCCTTACCTCATGTCTGTGGCTCTCAGGGCGTGGCTCAGCCCCAAAACACTGCTTTTGTGGGATCAAGATGGGCTGTCTGTGTCCCTGTGGACCCATGGAAGACCCATCCCTTTCATCTGCCCACTGTCTTAGCGTTTTCAAAGGGCTTTCACCTCTGAACCCAGGCATCCTCGGAGATGAGTGAGTGAAGCAGGTCCCATGAGCGTGTCTGCTGGCCCGGCCCCAACAGAAGAGGGGCGGGTGTGCCGTCCCAAGTGGAGCTGAGGCTTGGGACACGCAGGAAAGAACGCCGCCCACCCGGGCTCCTGGAGACGCAGAACTTGGTGTGAGGCCTTGGGAAACCAGTTTGACCCTATTTCAAGAGCCAGAAACACATTCCCACCCCTTGACCTGGCAACCCCGCTGGAGGGGATCTTCTCTTAGAGAGGGATCAGATGCTGGGGAGGGGTGTGAAGTGCTCCCTGCTGGCAACACATGGGCTGTGACATGCACACCAAAGAGGGGCGGGGAGAGGCATCTGTGGCACAGAACCCTCTGCAGCAGTCCCGTCAGGGAGAGAAGACTGGCAGCAAGAAGGGAGACACTTACTAACATTAAGGCAAAAGCCCGACGCAGAGCAGCACACTGAGGTTACCACCATGCCATGCGGAAGAGAATTGATAAAAATGGAGCCGTGGGGCTAGGTGCCAAAGCATTTGCCTGTTTGCTTTGGTCAATCTCTTGACAAATTTTTtggttgtatttttttatgtaaaaaggAAAGAGGGTATGGATCCCTGTGAGGAAGCTTCCCTATCACTGCCATCTGCATGGAAGTCAAGCTCCTCTTTGGGGTCCCACAGCACTGGCGACCCTATAGAGGAAGCACGTAACTGTAGGCTTCTCAGGGACAGGGAGTTGCGTCTGGTCCCAAGGCCAAGGACATGGCTGGCCAGTCTTAGTCAGCAACTGTCGAATCAGTGAATCAATAAGCGATTATGGAGAACAGCAAGTAGAGAATAAGCTGGTAAAGAGCAGGCCCCTGGCAGGCAGTAGGGAGGGGTGTCTCCCCCAAGGCTGCAACTACAGGCAGCGCCCCATTCCCACCCTGCAGTGATGAGCCTCTGCAGCAGCCTAGGTCCAGCcttatttccccctttctctcaccCTGGGGCACTCTGCAGAGTGGCTTCTGTAGTCTGTCCCCACTTCCCAGTCACTGGACGTTGAGACATTGTCTCAGATTGCACCTCTCATAAATAAAACTGCAGTGGATGTCTTTGTGTGCACATCTCTTTCCTTTGGGTGAGAAATGACAAGGTCAAACCCCTGCCTGAGGTCTCTCCTGATGTCCCCTATCCCATCTGCTGAGTGGCCCTTTCTCACCACTTGTTTGTACAGGCCACAGTCCAGGAAGGAAGTGGACAGACTGTCCCTGTCCACGTTTCCTCATGTCCAAACAGGGATTGGGGAGTTAGTGGCAAGAAAATGTTGCTTTTTTCCTCACAAATGTAGAGGCATCCACATTCATGTGTGTTCAGCCATGTGTTACTGGAGCTAGCCCGGATGGGCAGGGATTTCTCCTATGTGAGAGCAGCTTTGCTAAGTGGCACCTAATGCTCCCAGCCTGTCCCATAGTGGGAGCATACTTGCAAATTAACTGGGCATTCCCAGGCCAGTGTGAACGGGGCACTGTCCAGAAAACACAGGCCTCTGGTTATTGCAGGAGCTATAGATGGCTGTTGGAGCCACAGAGGATTGTGACTGATAAGGGCCGATGTGCAAAATGTCGGAGTTGATTCTCCAGCTAGGTCCAGGGCTGAGAGAAGCTGTGTAGAGAGGTGGTTAGGAGCAGGCAGCTGAGTTCAGGCTCCAACATCCTGGCTGTGTGATCTCAAGCTACCTGTGTAGCCTCTCTGAAGCTGTTTTCTCGACCATAAACTGGATACACCTTACTTCATCGATTCTAAGATGCACACGTTTCCACCCTGCGACTTCTCTGAAATTGAGATGCGTCTTTCAGTCAGTGGCGTCCCCTAGTTGCTGTCAGCCAGCTGGTGTTCGTGATGGAGTCATGGGAAAACCTTCCGTGGACACCTGCTAAGACCAAGATGGCACCGTTTCCACGCATCTTAGATTTGATGAAATGTGGTAAATAATGAGAGGCACGCATGAGCTGATGCTGGGGAAGCGCTTAGCACTGCTATTGGCTCAACAAAAGTGGTCAGTAAACACTCTTCCCTTTCTACATCCTTAGTTGGGGATTTAGGCCACCGCCCTTGAGGAACAAGGAGCCACTTGGGGAGATGAACTCTATGCCCAGGGTAGAATGGTTCAGGGACATTTGTAGGTTTGAGCAGAGGTAGCATCTGAGGTGACTCGAAGGATGAATAGGATTTGAATGGGTCAGCAGGAGAGGGTGGACTCTAGGGGAGGGTGACAGCATAGGCAAAGCCTAGGGGAGATCCTGGGGAGGGGGTTGCTTCATGCATGGCTGTGtgcttgctgtcctcctgccttgcAGAGCCCCTGCTGCTTTGCTTTATGAGGGTGTCTGGGCTTGGGTTGTCTTCCTGCCCGGCCCTGGGACAAAGGACCTGGGCCATGTGAGTTGTCCTATCGGACAGCAGCCAAGCCAGACAGATCTCATGCCCTGTGGGGCTCAGAGTCATTTCCTTGGGCTGTGGTGACTAGTGGCAAAGCTGGAGTGTGGAGGCAGGCCCAGGCTCCTCTAGACTCTAGCTATAGTTCAGAACATGTTGAAACACCAGTCTGCAAACTGGAAGTAATGGGTCCAAATATTCCTAAAACAGCCTCAGTAGGATTTGAAAACCCCATGCCTTACCAGGGTGCATGAGGTCATGCTGCTGTCCCTGGGAGGTGGCCCTGGGGTATTCAGTGGGGCCTGTGGGTGCAGGCTCAAATTGTTCTCAGCAGCCCAGGGGGAATCTGGAGCCTCCCAGTGAGGCATCCTGTGCTTTGAGGATTTGCTAGCCTGCAGATGTCAGATCAGGAGCTGGGGTCGTGGCTAGTCATTTCCTGGGACGGTGCTTTAGGAGTGAACACATTTAAGGCTCTTGATGGACGTAGTACCAAACTGCTCTCCTGACGGAGGGGTCAGCTCCAACTCCAGTGCCTGTCTGTACCCAGTTAGGCCAGGGCCAGGCTGTATAGTGAGTCTGACCTTTGCCAAAGATACAAACCGGTCTGCTTCAACTTGCCTTTCTTTGTGTGCCAGAGAGGATCAGCATCTTTTTTCACATGTTATATCTGTTGTCAATTCTATGGAGTGTCACTCTGTGTTCTTTGTAGTCTCTTAATGGGATTTCTACCCTCTACCACTTTTGTGATCTGTAAGAACTCTTATAGATTAAAGATATCAAGCTTTGTTATATATTGCAAGTactttttctctttgcatttgattttgttttcttggtttttaagattcatccacagaggtttgatttttttttttttttaatgtagtctctctcagtttcttcctctgcatGTGTGCTCAGAAAACTTCTCCCTGCCTGAGATTAGAGAAGCAGTCATTGGTTCTTTCTTGAGCTGTTTGAGGATTTTAGCTTTGCCATTTTCTTCTATTACCCATACGATGGTTTGGGGGTCTGGCTAGCCCCCGGCTATGCTGGTAGCCCAAGGCCCAGCCCCTTTGTTGAACAGCTGCTCTCCCTGCCCACCCGTCCGCCCACCCCATCTCTGCAGGGATCATGTTCgtgcaggaggaggccctggccAGCAGCCTCTCATCTACTGACAGTCTGACTCCCGAGGACCGGCCCATTGCTGGGGGCTGCTCTGATTCCTTGGAGTCCATCCCTGCAGGACAGGTAATGCCCTCTGCCTACTCCTGAAGACTGTTCCGTCTGCGAGCCAACTCTATTGCTTGAGGTAGTCCAGTTGGCAGTGGCCTGGCTGGAGCACAGCCCTTGCTGCCAAGCTTCAtgctctgtgcctggccctgtACAGTCTTTCTCTTGAACATATCTCTAGTTGAGTCCTCTTAATTAACACAATGGTTAACCCTGTGTTCaacttctccctcccctcctctccatcctacgtgtgtgtgtgtgtgtgtgtgtgtgtgtgtgtgtgtgtgtgatgcccCTCCCTACCATTTCTCTGGGAATAGGGAGTGCTCTGTCATTGGGCCAAGGGGCGGGGGTGAGCCCTGAGCCTGCATGCAGACTGCCTTGAAGAAGACAGTGTAGAGGCAGAACTTCTCCCCAGCTACCTAGTACCCTGGGGCCATTCTGCCCCTTCTCAACATTGTCATTCTGGTAGTCTGAGACGGTGTGACTGTAGTATCTCCTCTGTGGCTACCGGTCAAGCTTTGGAGGCCCATCCCTGTATcccaggaaaagaaaggaggcaAGTAAGAGGGGCTTACACTGCTGTGTCTTGGTGCCTGGGCCTCTCTCCAGCCCCATCTCTCTGCACAGCACAGGGTAATGGCCCTACAATGCCAGGATGGTTTGCAGAGTGTTTGTCTAGCCCCAGAACTCCctgctcagggtcacacagcagtAGGTTCCAAAGCCCTAGATCTTGAACACTATGCAGAAAGTTTTGGGAGCCCTTTCTAGGACCCGCCTCAGCCCTACTCATGGTGTGCATTGCTGGTCACAGACTGGATTGGTAGACTGTGCAACTGGGTTCTTGGGTGACATGAGGAGCCCTTGGATATCAGAACCCCTGAGAGTGTGACTCAGACTATGgccctgggctgggaatgtgggctGGGTTCAGACCGACAGGGGTGGGAATCCCAACCCTGCCATGTACTGGCAGGATTACCTAGTGAATGTGGGTGGATTGGGGATGGTGAGGTGCATAGACAGCAGAGTGTCCATCTCAGTGTCCAGCACCCAGGACATGTCAGGGAATAGCTGAAGCTGGGGGCTGATTGTATTTCCTTCTCTATTAGGCAGCTCCGGATGACCCAAGGGACGTGCCAGGAGCTGTTGGTGGTGCAAGGTAAGGAAGAAGTCAAGAAGGCATCTGGGCTTGTCTATGCCCTTCTGCCCACTCTCAACTGTAGGCCAGAGGTCACCAGTTAGATTCTGTTACCAATCTGTTCACAGAAGTCCTACAgaactatttatttctttaaataaacagGTGAGATGGACTTGGGTCTGTTTTCCCTAAACTTCACCTGATTCACGTTATCCTGTACCAGGTGGTGGCACATCAAGGCCAGTTCAGTGAATGGCCTTTTTTGTATAGTCCAGGAACTAAGAATgataattatattctttttttttttggggggggggggtaccagggattgaacccaaggagtgcattactactgagctacattcccattcgtttttatatttagagacagggttgctgagactggctttgaacttgtgatcctccttcctcagcctcccgagccacggggattacaggcacccaCCACTTTCCCTAGCTGTTAGTTACATTCTTAAAGAGCTGTTTAAACAAGAAGATGAGTTGGTAGGGGTAGCCTACAAAATCTAAAACATTAACTCTCTGACTCTTCATAGTAGAGTGCCAGTTCTAGTTATACATGCAAGGTCTGAATGATCTGGAAGAGCTAGCATTTAAACTGCCCTAAGACTGCCTCAACCCACCTTCCCCACCTCTGGAGGCCACTGGGCGTCACTGAAGGGAGCCAGTTATCAACAAGTGAAGTACTCATTGCCTCAGGGCTCACAGAAGCAAGCCTTGGAATGACTGAGAAATCTGTGTAGCACTTCTCTTGTGGGAACCAGTGTGGTCTGAACAAAGCTGTCCTGGATGGTGTGGTCTGAGTCTTTGGAAGCCTGTACTCatcagctgtgtccccagccttgCAGCGTTAGCACCTCAGCTCCTCCCCATGCCCTTGTTCTAGGAACAGCTCAGATGTGTAGAAGACTCAGGAGACCCATGGGTGGGTTCCCCAGGGCCAAGGGTACGCAACAGGCTCTGAGATGGGGGGGGAGTATCCCAGACCCTCATGTCACTGATCCAGCCTCTCCCCACACAGCCCAGAGCACGCAGAGCCAGAGGTGCAGGTGGTGCCTGGGTCTGGCCAGATCATCTTCTTGCCCTTCACTTGCATCGGCTACACGGCTACTAACCAGGACTTCATCCAGCGCCTGAGCACGCTGATCCGCCAGGCCATCGAGCGGCAGCTGCCTGCCTGGATTGAGGCTGCCAACCAGCGTGAGGAGGCCCAGGGCGACCAGGGGGATGAGGacgaggatgaggatgaggaagaTGTTGCCGAGAACCGCTACTTTGAAATGGGACCCCCAGacgcagaggaagaggaggagggaggccaggcggaagaggaggaggaggaggaagatgaagaagatgaggaagctgaggaggAGCGCCTGGCCCTGGAGTGGGCCCTGGGCGCAGATGAGGACTTCCTACTGGAGCACATCCGCATCCTCAAGGTGCTGTGGTGCTTCCTGATCCACGTGCAGGGTAGCATCCGCCAGTTCGCTGCCTGCCTTGTGCTCACTGACTTTGGCATCGCCGTCTTTGAGATCCCACACCAGGAGTCGCGGGGCAGCAGCCAGCACATCCTTTCATCCCTGCGCTTCGTCTTCTGCTTTCCACATGGAGACCTCACCGAGTTTGGCTTCCTCATGCCGGAGCTGTGTCTGGTGCTCAAGGTGCGGCACAGCGAGAACACGCTCTTCATCATCTCGGATGCCGCGAACCTGCATGAGTTCCACGCCGACCTGCGTTCCTGCTTCGCCCCACAGCACATGGCCATGCTGTGCAGCCCTGTCCTCTATGGCAGCCACACTAGCCTGCAGGAGTTCCTGCGCCAGTTACTCACCTTCTACAAGGTGGCTGGTGGCTGCCAGGAGCGCAGTCAGGGCTGCTTCCCCGTCTACCTGGTCTACAGTGACAAGCGCATGGTACAGACGGCCGCGGGGGACTACTCCGGCAACATCGAGTGGGCCAGCTGCACACTCTGCTCGGCTGTTCGCCGCTCTTGCTGTGCACCCTCCGAGGCTGTCAAATCTGCTGCCATTCCTTATTGGCTGCTACTCACACCCCAGCACCTCAACGTCATCAAAGCTGACTTCAATCCCATGCCCAACCGTGGCACCCACAATTGCCGCAACCGCAACAGCTTCAAGCTCAGCCGCGTGCCGCTCTCCACAGTGCTGCTGGACCCCACCCGCAGCTGCACCCAGCCACGGGGCGCCTTTGCAGACGGCCATGTGCTTGAGCTACTTGTTGGCTACCGCTTTGTCACTGCCATCTTTGTGCTACCCCATGAGAAATTCCACTTCTTGCGTATCTACAACCAGCTGCGGGCCTCCCTGCAGGACCTGAAAACTGTGGTCATCG
This genomic interval from Marmota flaviventris isolate mMarFla1 chromosome 1, mMarFla1.hap1, whole genome shotgun sequence contains the following:
- the Nisch gene encoding nischarin isoform X1, with product MAATAARSFGPEREAEPAKEARVVGSELVDTYTVYIIQVTDGNHEWTVKHRYSDFHDLHEKLVAERKIDKNLLPPKKIIGKNSRSLVEKREKDLEVYLQTLLAAFPGVAPRVLAHFLHFHFYEINGITAALAEDLFEKGEQLLGAGEVFAIRPLQLYAVTEQLQQGKPTCASGDAKTDLGHILDFTCRLKYLKVSGTEGPFGNSNIQEQLLPFDLSIFKSLHQVEISHCDAKHIQGLVASKPTLATMSVRFSATSMKEVLVPEASEFDEWEPEGTTLEGPVTAVIPTWQALTTLDLSHNSISEIDESVKLIPKIEFLDLSHNGVLVVDNLQHLYNLVHLDLSYNKLSSLEGVHTKLGNIKTLNLAGNLLESLSGLHKLYSLVNLDLSDNRIEQMEEVRSIGSLPCLEHVALLNNPLSIIPDYRTKVLAQFGERASEVCLDDTATTEKELDTVEVLKAIQKAKDVKSKLSNPEKKVSEDSRLLAAPCVGPSGSPPTTAPTSASLPQPILSNQGIMFVQEEALASSLSSTDSLTPEDRPIAGGCSDSLESIPAGQAAPDDPRDVPGAVGGASPEHAEPEVQVVPGSGQIIFLPFTCIGYTATNQDFIQRLSTLIRQAIERQLPAWIEAANQREEAQGDQGDEDEDEDEEDVAENRYFEMGPPDAEEEEEGGQAEEEEEEEDEEDEEAEEERLALEWALGADEDFLLEHIRILKVLWCFLIHVQGSIRQFAACLVLTDFGIAVFEIPHQESRGSSQHILSSLRFVFCFPHGDLTEFGFLMPELCLVLKVRHSENTLFIISDAANLHEFHADLRSCFAPQHMAMLCSPVLYGSHTSLQEFLRQLLTFYKVAGGCQERSQGCFPVYLVYSDKRMVQTAAGDYSGNIEWASCTLCSAVRRSCCAPSEAVKSAAIPYWLLLTPQHLNVIKADFNPMPNRGTHNCRNRNSFKLSRVPLSTVLLDPTRSCTQPRGAFADGHVLELLVGYRFVTAIFVLPHEKFHFLRIYNQLRASLQDLKTVVIAKTPATGAKSQGPLVDGQPAEGRASDDQHPQEGPAEAPAPAPAPAPAPMEVPAPVPAAASAPGLPEAPAPAPVPAPVESPPTLPPAPAPAPASAPAPAPAPAEASALSLVPEKGPVETPAPAPAPAEALAQAEVPAQYPTEHLIQSTSEENQIPSHLPVCPSLRHIASLQGSAIIELFHSSIAEVENEELRHLLWSSVVFYQTPGLEVTACVLLSTKAVYFVLHDGLRRYFSEPLQDFWHQKNTDYNNSPFHISQCFVLKLSDLQSVNVGLFDQYFRLTGSSPTQVVTCLTRDSYLTHCFLQHLMLVLSSLERTPSPEPVDKDFYSEFGNKTTGKMENYELIHSSRVKFTYPSEEEVGDLTYTVAQKTADPEKAPGLSILLYIQAFQVGAPPPGRCRGPLRPKTLLLTSAEIFLLDEDYVHYPLPEFAKEPPQRDRYRLDDGRRVRDLDRVLMGYQPYPQALTLVFDDVQGHDLMGSVTLDHFGEIPGSPARAGQGREVQWQVFVPSAESREKLISLLARQWEALCGRELPVELTG